Proteins co-encoded in one Anguilla anguilla isolate fAngAng1 chromosome 16, fAngAng1.pri, whole genome shotgun sequence genomic window:
- the ehf gene encoding ETS homologous factor: MVRQTSCVMSVPTSANAESHVPAPWSAPYSCVDASAMVPAFPGRSWAQETQPQFWSKFQVWEWLQQTLDMHQIDAASIPFHNFDMDGQQLCSMSFQDFTQAAGPIGPLLFQSIADLKWSGQYGIEIFAPLDIKTEVNEFQCSIPPLREDFNTWPCPGDEQLRPRMSPQDLVDIKTPFPPPAALTSPTPSSPESKRLQNRPQTTQHKKHNPRGTHLWEFIRDILLHPDRNPGLIKWEDRAAGVFRFLKSEAVAQLWGKKKNNSSMTYEKLSRAMRYYYKREILERVDGRRLVYKFGRNAQGWKETEK, translated from the exons ATGGTCCGTCAAACCAGCTGCGTCATGAGTGTCCCCACAAGTGCCAACGCTGAGAGTCACGTCCCTGCCCCCTGGAGTGCCCCCTACAGCTGTGTGGATG cttcCGCCATGGTTCCAGCGTTTCCGGGCCGGTCCTGGGCCCAGGAGACCCAGCCGCAGTTCTGGTCCAAGTTCCAGGTGTGGGAGTGGCTGCAGCAGACGCTGGACATGCACCAGATCGACGCCGCCAGCATCCCCTTCCACAATTTCGACATGGATGGCCAGCAGCTCTGCAGCATGAGCTTCCAGGACTTCACCCAGGCGGCCGGGCCCATCGGCCCCCTCCTCTTCCAGAGCATCGCCGACCTCAAGTGGAGCG GTCAATATGGCATCGAGATCTTTGCTCCACTGGATATTAAGACAGAGGTAAACG AATTCCAGTGCTCGATTCCTCCCCTCAGGGAAGACTTCAACACCTGGCCGTGCCCAGGCGACGAGCAGCTCCGACCAAGGATGAGCCCCCAGG ACCTTGTTGACATCAAGACGCCTTTCCCACCACCTGCTGCCTTGACTTCCCCCACACCCTCCAGCCCAG AGTCAAAGCGGCTGCAGAACCGTCCCCAAACCACACAACACAAGAAACACA acCCCCGGGGGACCCACCTGTGGGAGTTCATCCGGGACATCCTGCTGCACCCCGACAGGAACCCGGGTCTGATAAAGTGGGAGGACCGGGCGGCGGGGGTGTTCCGCTTCCTCAAGTCGGAGGCCGTGGCTCAGCTGTGGggcaagaagaagaacaacagcAGCATGACCTACGAGAAGCTCAGCAGGGCCATGAG GTATTATTACAAGCGGGAGATCCTGGAGAGGGTGGACGGCCGCAGGCTGGTCTACAAATTCGGCAGGAACGCGCAAGGatggaaagaaacagagaaatga